One segment of uncultured Tolumonas sp. DNA contains the following:
- the pykF gene encoding pyruvate kinase PykF, with protein sequence MKKTKIVCTIGPKSEPKAVMAKMIEAGMNVMRLNFSHGDFEEHGGRIKTVREICAETGKKVAILLDTKGPEIRTIKLEGGNDVSLVAGQTFTFTTDKTVVGNTNCVAVTYEGFAKDLKAGNTVLVDDGLIGMEVISTTDTEVVCKVMNNGDLGENKGVNLPGVSIQLPALAEKDKADLVFGCEQGVDFIAASFIRKKEDVLAIRDHLKAHGGENIQIISKIENQEGLDNFDEILEVSDGIMVARGDLGVEIPVEEVIFAQKMMIQKCNKARKPVITATQMLDSMIKNPRPTRAEAGDVANAILDGTDAVMLSGESAKGKFPLNAVSIMATICGRTDPVMPSNLSIENANDRKSITEAVCRGAVETTEKLEAPLIVVATEGGKSARAVRKYFPKANILALTSNAKTAQQLVLTKGVTPVLVEKLASTDAFYVQGKEAALASGLAVAGDIVVMVSGALVPSGTTNTASVHKL encoded by the coding sequence ATGAAAAAAACCAAGATCGTATGTACTATCGGTCCTAAGTCTGAGCCAAAAGCTGTAATGGCTAAAATGATTGAAGCAGGCATGAACGTAATGCGCCTGAACTTCTCTCACGGTGACTTTGAAGAACATGGTGGTCGTATCAAGACTGTCCGTGAAATCTGTGCTGAAACCGGTAAAAAAGTAGCGATCCTGCTGGATACCAAAGGTCCAGAAATCCGTACTATCAAACTGGAAGGCGGTAACGACGTATCTCTGGTTGCTGGCCAGACTTTCACTTTCACTACAGACAAAACTGTAGTTGGTAACACTAACTGTGTTGCTGTGACTTACGAAGGTTTCGCTAAAGACCTGAAAGCTGGCAACACTGTGCTGGTTGACGACGGTTTGATCGGTATGGAAGTTATCTCTACTACTGATACTGAAGTTGTTTGTAAAGTAATGAACAACGGCGACCTAGGCGAAAATAAAGGTGTTAACCTGCCAGGCGTTTCTATCCAACTGCCAGCACTGGCTGAAAAAGACAAAGCTGACTTGGTATTCGGTTGCGAACAAGGCGTTGACTTCATCGCTGCTTCTTTCATCCGTAAGAAAGAAGACGTTCTGGCTATCCGTGATCACCTGAAAGCACACGGTGGCGAAAACATCCAGATCATCTCTAAAATCGAAAACCAGGAAGGCCTGGACAACTTCGACGAAATTCTGGAAGTTTCTGACGGTATCATGGTTGCCCGTGGCGACCTGGGTGTAGAAATCCCTGTTGAAGAAGTTATCTTCGCTCAGAAGATGATGATCCAGAAATGTAACAAAGCACGCAAACCAGTTATCACTGCAACTCAGATGCTGGATTCCATGATCAAAAACCCACGTCCAACCCGCGCTGAAGCTGGTGACGTTGCGAACGCGATCCTGGACGGCACTGATGCAGTTATGCTGTCAGGTGAATCAGCTAAGGGTAAATTCCCACTGAACGCTGTTTCTATCATGGCAACTATCTGTGGCCGTACTGACCCAGTTATGCCTTCTAACCTGTCTATCGAAAATGCTAACGATCGTAAGAGCATCACCGAAGCAGTATGCCGTGGCGCAGTAGAAACTACCGAGAAATTGGAAGCTCCTCTGATCGTTGTTGCGACTGAAGGTGGTAAATCAGCACGCGCTGTTCGTAAATATTTCCCTAAAGCGAACATCCTGGCGCTGACTTCTAACGCTAAAACTGCTCAGCAACTGGTTCTGACCAAAGGTGTTACACCTGTTCTGGTTGAGAAACTGGCTTCTACCGATGCATTCTACGTGCAGGGTAAAGAAGCAGCACTGGCTTCTGGCCTGGCTGTAGCTGGCGACATCGTGGTTATGGTTTCTGGTGCTCTGGTACCAAGCGGCACTACCAACACTGCATCTGTACACAAGCTGTAA
- the nifB gene encoding nitrogenase cofactor biosynthesis protein NifB, with the protein MTENNSTMRQGCGSQKKGSGCGSSNGAAGFSMAQAEKVAHHPCYSPNAHHKYARMHLAVAPACNVQCNYCNRKYDCANESRPGVVSELLNVEQALQKARAVAAAIPQLSVIGIAGPGDPLANQTRTFDTLEGLRSALPDVKLCVSTNGLALPQSVDSLVALGVDHVTITMNAIDAHVSAQIYDWIYFDGVRYRGKEGAQILIDQQIEGMRKLMENGVLVKINSVLIPGVNDFHLAEVSHAIRDMGAFLHNIMPLISKPEHGTYYGLNGQREPTVEEVTQVRERSGAFMPQMAHCQQCRADAVGMLGEDRSQEFNLSALPEQAKDYAPVMQQRTKIQAAIASAGASEDEDARLVAVATQQGVVVDQHFGHAKRFHIYSVNSEGVTLVGERHVAQYCHGQTECDDHDDVMTDTLTLLADMDAVFCSRLGLGPWQKLEAAGVQPVVDYAWQPIREALSAWWQLQSKATEVKLHVRGVA; encoded by the coding sequence ATGACCGAGAATAATTCAACAATGCGACAAGGATGTGGCAGCCAGAAAAAAGGCAGCGGATGTGGGAGTTCCAACGGCGCAGCTGGTTTTTCCATGGCTCAGGCAGAAAAAGTAGCTCATCACCCTTGTTATTCCCCTAATGCTCATCATAAATATGCCCGTATGCATCTGGCCGTGGCGCCAGCATGTAATGTGCAGTGTAACTACTGTAATCGTAAATATGACTGTGCGAACGAGTCGCGTCCGGGTGTGGTTTCTGAACTGCTAAACGTGGAACAGGCATTACAGAAAGCGCGCGCAGTGGCTGCTGCAATCCCGCAGTTATCGGTAATTGGTATTGCCGGCCCCGGTGACCCATTGGCAAATCAAACCCGCACCTTCGACACGCTGGAAGGGCTGCGCTCAGCATTACCGGATGTGAAATTGTGTGTGTCGACCAACGGCCTGGCATTGCCACAGTCGGTTGATTCTCTGGTCGCATTGGGTGTTGATCATGTCACCATCACCATGAATGCAATCGATGCCCATGTATCTGCACAGATCTACGACTGGATTTATTTCGATGGCGTGCGTTACCGCGGCAAAGAGGGGGCACAGATCCTGATCGATCAGCAGATCGAAGGTATGCGTAAGCTGATGGAAAATGGTGTATTGGTGAAGATCAATTCGGTGTTGATCCCCGGCGTGAATGATTTCCATTTGGCGGAAGTGAGCCATGCCATTCGTGATATGGGCGCGTTCCTGCACAACATCATGCCGTTGATCTCGAAACCGGAGCATGGCACCTATTATGGTTTGAATGGCCAGCGTGAACCCACTGTTGAAGAAGTGACGCAAGTACGTGAACGCAGTGGCGCTTTTATGCCACAGATGGCGCACTGTCAGCAGTGTCGTGCCGATGCCGTGGGAATGTTGGGTGAAGATCGCAGCCAAGAATTCAACCTTTCAGCGTTGCCAGAACAGGCAAAAGATTACGCGCCAGTGATGCAACAACGCACCAAAATTCAGGCGGCGATTGCCAGTGCCGGTGCCTCCGAGGATGAAGATGCACGCTTGGTGGCGGTGGCAACGCAGCAAGGCGTTGTTGTGGATCAGCACTTTGGTCACGCCAAACGTTTCCATATCTACAGCGTTAACAGTGAAGGCGTCACTTTAGTGGGTGAACGTCATGTCGCTCAATATTGTCACGGTCAGACGGAATGTGATGATCACGATGATGTCATGACAGACACTCTCACTTTACTGGCGGATATGGATGCCGTGTTCTGCTCTCGCCTTGGTTTAGGCCCTTGGCAGAAGCTTGAAGCAGCAGGGGTGCAACCGGTGGTGGATTACGCGTGGCAGCCGATCCGTGAAGCGTTATCAGCCTGGTGGCAATTACAATCGAAAGCAACCGAGGTGAAACTGCACGTTCGCGGGGTAGCCTAA
- a CDS encoding nitrogen fixation protein NifQ — protein MNQAIRCDMPLQASLLTTTIPTSPQQWLADLVWRYQAGISQLPRYMGLGADAYHQLLQVCDTQPVVIGLLQQQRQTLLSELLTMRVQECQELEQWLTGYQQPDAAPMAQIIAVASMGFNHLWQDLGLDSRQSLRELMRCCFPELVTMNSQNMRWKKFFYRQQCALGGNYVCRAPSCDECIERASCFAPET, from the coding sequence ATGAATCAGGCCATCCGGTGTGATATGCCGCTACAGGCATCGTTGTTAACCACGACAATACCGACTTCGCCGCAGCAATGGTTGGCCGATCTGGTGTGGCGTTATCAGGCGGGCATTAGCCAGCTGCCGCGTTATATGGGCTTGGGTGCTGATGCTTATCATCAGCTTCTGCAGGTATGCGACACGCAGCCGGTAGTAATTGGTTTGTTGCAACAACAGCGGCAGACGTTACTGTCGGAATTGCTGACGATGCGCGTACAGGAATGTCAGGAGCTGGAACAATGGTTAACCGGCTATCAGCAACCCGATGCGGCGCCGATGGCACAGATCATTGCCGTGGCGTCGATGGGCTTTAACCATCTGTGGCAAGATCTGGGGCTGGATTCCCGTCAAAGTTTACGCGAGTTGATGCGGTGCTGTTTCCCAGAATTAGTCACCATGAACAGCCAGAATATGCGCTGGAAAAAGTTCTTTTACCGTCAACAGTGTGCGTTGGGTGGGAATTATGTCTGCCGTGCACCGAGTTGCGATGAATGTATCGAACGAGCCAGCTGTTTTGCGCCGGAAACCTAA
- a CDS encoding LysE family translocator: MLSLDTFLLFLTASLLLCLVPGPDNIFVLTQSMLRGISSGLLVTLGLCTGLLVHTTAVALGVAVIFQQSLLAFTILKLCGAAYLLYLAWGAFRAGASGLGAAKTTTLNKAALYRRGIVMNITNPKVSIFFLAFLPQFTNPAQGHLTFQLLELGAIFIVCTLLVFGLVSLLAGKLGNWFSQSPKAEVVMNRVAGSVFAALAVKLALTER; the protein is encoded by the coding sequence ATGCTGAGCCTTGATACGTTTTTGTTATTTCTGACCGCCTCATTACTACTGTGTTTGGTGCCGGGGCCGGATAATATTTTTGTACTGACACAATCCATGTTGCGCGGTATCAGCTCCGGCTTGTTAGTCACGCTAGGGTTATGTACCGGATTATTAGTTCACACCACGGCGGTGGCACTGGGTGTTGCGGTAATTTTTCAGCAATCATTACTGGCCTTTACCATTCTGAAGCTTTGTGGTGCGGCTTACTTGTTGTATCTGGCCTGGGGGGCATTTCGTGCTGGTGCCAGCGGCCTGGGGGCGGCTAAAACGACGACGTTGAATAAAGCCGCGCTCTATCGCCGTGGTATCGTCATGAACATCACCAATCCTAAAGTCTCGATTTTCTTTCTGGCGTTTCTGCCGCAATTTACTAATCCGGCACAAGGTCATCTGACTTTTCAGTTACTGGAATTAGGCGCGATTTTTATTGTGTGTACTTTACTGGTGTTTGGGTTGGTTAGTTTACTAGCTGGTAAACTCGGTAACTGGTTTAGCCAAAGCCCGAAAGCGGAAGTGGTGATGAATCGAGTTGCTGGCAGTGTTTTTGCGGCATTGGCGGTTAAGCTGGCGCTGACAGAACGGTAA
- the brnQ gene encoding branched-chain amino acid transport system II carrier protein, translating into MKQTMTRADLLGLGFMTFAFFLGAGNIIFPPMVGYLAGENMSFAMFGFLITAVGLPLATILSIAFAGGGLLTMTRMLPAWAGMSIAIATYIIIGPAFATPRTGLVTYEMAVKPFIGSLDSQFVLTLFSLFYFGLTLFLSLNQGKLLDAVGKILTPVLVLLLAALGIAVLVAPQGSIPSVSADYIQHPVVKGLLEGYNTMDTFGALMFGMLIIDVLKSRGIADVKQQTRYLAVASVIAATGLALVYIALFKLGGTAGGVMANPQNGGELVAAYVALLFGPMGSVVLAAIVGLACLTTSVGLTSACADFFHTLWPRFSYKQCAAVIAVSCAIVANVGLTQLLVISIPVLVAIYPVAIALVVVTFMRNLFFNHSLAFRLVLGVALLFGCLDGIKAAGVDLHALNFLPLFDLGLAWLLPTLAAIVVSLLWRVPAQTAVAAE; encoded by the coding sequence TTGAAACAAACCATGACACGAGCCGACTTGCTTGGTCTCGGCTTTATGACCTTTGCCTTTTTTCTAGGCGCAGGCAATATTATTTTCCCTCCTATGGTGGGTTATCTGGCCGGCGAAAACATGAGTTTCGCCATGTTCGGCTTTTTAATCACCGCAGTCGGCTTGCCGCTGGCAACGATTCTCTCTATCGCATTTGCTGGTGGTGGCTTATTGACTATGACCCGGATGTTGCCTGCATGGGCGGGGATGTCGATTGCTATTGCGACCTACATCATCATTGGCCCAGCGTTTGCGACCCCTCGTACCGGTTTAGTGACCTACGAAATGGCGGTAAAACCTTTCATTGGTTCTTTGGATAGCCAGTTCGTATTGACATTATTTAGCCTTTTTTATTTTGGACTAACGCTGTTCCTTTCATTGAATCAGGGCAAGTTGCTGGATGCGGTTGGTAAGATCCTGACGCCAGTCTTGGTTTTATTACTGGCCGCGCTGGGTATTGCCGTTCTGGTCGCGCCACAGGGATCCATTCCTTCTGTCTCCGCTGATTACATTCAGCATCCGGTCGTGAAAGGCCTACTGGAAGGTTACAACACCATGGATACATTTGGTGCGTTGATGTTCGGTATGCTGATCATCGATGTGTTGAAATCTCGTGGCATTGCCGATGTAAAACAGCAAACCCGTTATCTGGCGGTGGCCAGTGTGATCGCTGCGACCGGATTGGCGCTGGTTTATATTGCCTTATTTAAATTGGGCGGAACGGCTGGTGGCGTGATGGCCAACCCACAAAATGGTGGTGAGCTGGTGGCTGCTTATGTGGCTTTGTTGTTTGGCCCGATGGGCTCAGTTGTTTTGGCCGCGATAGTGGGTTTGGCATGTCTGACGACCTCGGTTGGTTTGACTTCCGCTTGTGCCGATTTTTTCCACACGTTGTGGCCACGTTTTAGTTATAAACAATGTGCAGCCGTGATCGCAGTGTCATGCGCTATTGTTGCCAACGTGGGATTAACACAGTTACTGGTGATCTCTATTCCGGTGCTGGTGGCGATTTATCCGGTTGCCATTGCGTTAGTCGTTGTAACTTTTATGCGCAATTTGTTTTTTAATCACAGTTTGGCATTCCGTTTGGTGCTTGGTGTTGCTCTGCTGTTTGGCTGTTTGGACGGTATTAAAGCAGCGGGTGTTGATCTCCATGCTTTGAATTTCCTGCCCTTGTTTGATCTGGGGCTGGCATGGTTACTGCCAACACTGGCAGCCATTGTGGTTAGTTTACTGTGGCGAGTGCCAGCACAAACAGCCGTTGCCGCGGAATGA
- a CDS encoding phosphatase PAP2 family protein, which translates to MQFIQRWDQKTSQLFLSHSYNQYQARISRLISRTGDGPLYLLIAVILTWNDGARGHDFFHCVLKAFVIELPIYWLIKNSFKRERPRNLPVFITPSDRYSLPSGHTAAAFLMAEVTSVFYPMMLWCVFIWAGCIGASRLLLGVHYLSDLVAGACLGLLTAWLVLP; encoded by the coding sequence ATGCAGTTTATTCAGCGTTGGGATCAAAAAACCAGTCAACTCTTCTTATCACACAGTTATAACCAATATCAGGCACGTATTAGCCGTTTGATTTCCCGCACCGGTGATGGCCCGCTTTACCTGCTAATCGCGGTTATTTTGACATGGAACGATGGTGCCCGAGGGCATGATTTTTTCCACTGTGTATTAAAAGCATTTGTTATTGAATTACCCATTTATTGGCTGATTAAAAACAGTTTTAAACGCGAACGTCCGCGTAATTTGCCGGTGTTTATTACCCCTTCCGATCGTTACAGCCTTCCCTCTGGTCATACCGCAGCGGCTTTTTTAATGGCTGAAGTTACTTCGGTTTTTTATCCCATGATGTTGTGGTGCGTGTTTATTTGGGCTGGTTGTATTGGTGCATCCCGCTTATTGCTGGGAGTGCATTATCTGTCTGATCTGGTGGCTGGGGCATGCCTTGGCTTATTGACGGCGTGGTTGGTGCTGCCTTAG
- a CDS encoding MJ1255/VC2487 family glycosyltransferase, whose protein sequence is MRILYGVQGTGNGHISRCRLMAKALKNEDVQVDYIFSGRDADAYFDMQEFGDYRCLSGLSFATTNGAINLWSTINQSKPLQLLHDINHLSLDDYDSIISDFEPVTAWAAKRQNLPVLGISHQASFRYAVPQTGGDPVARFTMRNFAPVQQAVGLHWFHFGYPILPPIIESLKPSKDSGDMLVYLPFESPHAIYELLSRFKSTRFICFHPDFSIPVEQNNLRFMPLGRESFIQVLRGCEGVICNAGFELASEALTLGKRLLLKPLQGQFEQASNAMTLELLGLAIVMQQLDPGQVRHWLNSEKTGLIHYPDVASAVAAWLASGRAETVIDLADRLWRQVIFPEPVMERIHELGLGADLSNGQLMHA, encoded by the coding sequence ATGCGAATTTTGTATGGTGTACAAGGTACTGGCAATGGCCATATATCCCGTTGTCGGTTAATGGCGAAAGCATTGAAAAATGAAGATGTGCAGGTCGATTACATTTTTAGTGGTCGGGATGCGGATGCCTATTTTGATATGCAAGAGTTCGGCGATTATCGTTGTTTATCGGGTTTAAGTTTTGCCACCACAAACGGCGCTATCAATCTTTGGTCAACCATCAATCAAAGTAAGCCATTGCAACTATTGCATGATATTAACCATTTATCACTGGATGATTATGATTCCATCATCAGTGATTTTGAGCCAGTTACCGCATGGGCTGCCAAACGACAAAATCTACCCGTGCTTGGTATTAGCCATCAGGCGTCGTTTCGTTATGCCGTGCCACAAACGGGTGGTGATCCGGTGGCTCGTTTTACCATGCGAAATTTTGCCCCAGTACAGCAAGCAGTTGGTTTGCACTGGTTTCATTTTGGTTATCCCATTTTGCCGCCAATCATCGAAAGTCTGAAACCCAGTAAAGATAGTGGAGATATGTTGGTTTATCTGCCATTTGAATCACCCCATGCTATTTACGAGCTATTATCACGTTTTAAATCCACCCGTTTTATCTGTTTTCATCCTGATTTTTCGATCCCGGTGGAACAAAACAATTTACGTTTTATGCCACTGGGGCGGGAGAGTTTTATTCAAGTCTTACGCGGCTGTGAAGGTGTAATTTGTAATGCAGGTTTTGAGCTGGCATCTGAAGCCCTGACGTTGGGCAAACGTTTGTTATTAAAACCATTACAAGGGCAGTTTGAGCAAGCATCGAATGCGATGACATTGGAATTGTTGGGGCTGGCGATCGTCATGCAACAGCTTGATCCAGGACAAGTAAGACATTGGTTGAATTCAGAGAAAACAGGGCTGATTCATTATCCCGATGTTGCATCAGCGGTTGCTGCTTGGCTGGCGAGTGGGCGAGCAGAAACCGTTATCGATTTGGCGGATCGTTTGTGGCGACAGGTCATTTTTCCTGAGCCAGTGATGGAGCGTATTCATGAATTAGGCTTAGGCGCTGATTTATCGAACGGTCAACTCATGCACGCATAA
- a CDS encoding acetolactate synthase 3 large subunit has translation MEMLSGAEMVVRALEDEGIEHIFGYPGGSVLDIYDALFENSKIEHILVRHEQAAVHMADGYARATGKVGAVLVTSGPGATNCITGIATAYMDSVPLVVLSGQVPTSLIGNDAFQETDMIGISRPVVKHSFLCKEAADIPQAIKKAFYIASTGRPGPVVVDLPKDVQNPAIKVPYQYPEEVHLRSYNPTKSGHKGQIKRAAKLLAEARKPVMYIGGGAIAANADKQVMRIAELFSLPVTSTLMGLGAFPCSHHQFIGMLGMHGTYESNNAMHHSDLILAVGARFDDRVTNNVAKFCPDAKIIHIDIDPTSIAKIVPVDVPIVGAVDTVLEQMLDAINEMALDTDNDGLADWWEQIDGWRAQRCLSYKTETAVIKPQQVIEALYKITDGNAIVASDVGQHQMFAALYYPFNRPRQWINSGGLGTMGFGFPAAMGAKLACPDQVVCCVTGDGSIQMNIQELSTCLQYGIPVKIIALNNRSLGMVKQWQKMFYGGRQSHSYMDSLPDFVKLAEAYGHVGIRVDHPDDLEGALEQCFALKDRLVFMDIAVDPDEHVYPMQIKFGAMNDMFLSKTERT, from the coding sequence ATGGAGATGTTATCAGGCGCGGAAATGGTAGTACGAGCGCTCGAAGACGAAGGGATAGAACATATTTTTGGTTATCCTGGTGGGTCTGTGCTCGATATCTATGATGCCCTATTCGAGAACAGCAAAATTGAGCATATCTTAGTTCGTCATGAGCAAGCAGCGGTGCACATGGCTGACGGTTATGCCCGAGCAACCGGTAAAGTGGGTGCAGTATTGGTCACGTCAGGCCCTGGTGCGACCAACTGTATCACTGGTATTGCCACCGCTTACATGGACTCCGTACCTCTGGTTGTCCTGTCAGGTCAGGTGCCGACCAGTCTGATTGGTAATGATGCGTTTCAGGAAACCGACATGATCGGGATCTCCCGTCCGGTGGTGAAACACAGCTTCCTGTGTAAAGAAGCAGCAGATATTCCTCAGGCGATCAAGAAAGCATTTTATATCGCATCGACTGGCCGACCAGGCCCGGTCGTGGTTGATCTGCCAAAAGATGTGCAGAACCCAGCGATTAAAGTGCCGTATCAATATCCGGAAGAAGTGCATTTGCGCTCATATAACCCGACCAAATCCGGCCATAAAGGCCAGATCAAGCGGGCAGCTAAACTGCTGGCAGAAGCCCGTAAACCGGTGATGTATATCGGTGGTGGTGCGATCGCGGCGAATGCCGACAAACAAGTGATGCGTATTGCGGAACTGTTCAGCTTGCCAGTGACATCAACACTGATGGGCTTGGGCGCATTCCCTTGTTCACATCATCAGTTCATCGGCATGCTGGGTATGCACGGCACCTATGAATCAAACAATGCGATGCATCATTCGGATCTGATCCTGGCAGTTGGTGCTCGGTTTGACGATCGTGTGACCAACAATGTCGCCAAGTTCTGCCCGGATGCCAAAATCATCCACATTGATATCGACCCAACCTCAATCGCCAAGATTGTGCCGGTTGATGTACCGATCGTGGGTGCAGTTGATACCGTGCTGGAGCAGATGCTGGATGCTATCAATGAGATGGCGCTGGATACCGATAATGATGGTCTGGCTGATTGGTGGGAACAGATCGACGGTTGGCGTGCGCAGCGTTGCCTGAGTTACAAGACTGAAACGGCGGTGATCAAACCACAACAGGTGATTGAAGCGCTGTACAAGATAACTGATGGTAATGCGATCGTGGCGTCTGACGTTGGTCAGCACCAGATGTTTGCGGCTCTCTATTATCCGTTTAACCGTCCACGTCAGTGGATCAACTCAGGTGGCCTTGGCACCATGGGCTTTGGTTTCCCTGCCGCAATGGGTGCCAAGCTGGCATGTCCGGATCAAGTCGTTTGTTGTGTAACCGGTGACGGCTCCATTCAGATGAACATTCAGGAATTGTCGACCTGTCTGCAATATGGCATTCCGGTGAAGATCATTGCGCTGAACAACCGCTCGTTGGGGATGGTGAAACAGTGGCAGAAGATGTTCTACGGTGGTCGTCAAAGCCATTCCTACATGGATTCTTTGCCTGATTTTGTCAAACTGGCAGAAGCATATGGTCATGTGGGCATTCGTGTGGATCATCCTGATGATCTGGAAGGTGCACTGGAGCAGTGCTTTGCATTGAAAGATCGTTTGGTGTTTATGGATATCGCGGTTGATCCGGATGAACATGTTTATCCGATGCAGATCAAATTCGGCGCCATGAATGACATGTTCTTGAGTAAAACGGAGCGTACCTGA
- the ilvN gene encoding acetolactate synthase small subunit, which produces MRHIISVLLENEAGALSRVVGLFSQRAYNIESLTVAPTEDATLSRMTIVTSGEIQIIEQITKQLHKLVDVLKVTDITDGAHIEREVMLVKTRCAGASRDEVMRMAEIYRGQIVDVTPELYTVQLVGSSDKLDAFLNTLAQVTDIVEVVRSGVCGIARGDRSLHA; this is translated from the coding sequence ATGCGACATATCATTTCTGTCCTGCTGGAAAACGAAGCTGGCGCTTTGAGTCGTGTCGTCGGTTTATTTTCGCAGCGTGCTTATAACATTGAATCATTGACGGTAGCCCCTACCGAAGATGCTACATTGTCTCGTATGACCATTGTAACCAGCGGTGAAATTCAGATCATTGAACAGATCACCAAGCAGCTGCACAAACTGGTTGATGTGTTAAAGGTAACTGACATTACCGACGGCGCTCATATTGAGCGTGAAGTGATGTTGGTGAAAACCCGTTGTGCGGGTGCTTCGCGTGATGAAGTGATGCGGATGGCCGAGATTTATCGCGGTCAGATCGTGGACGTGACACCTGAACTTTACACCGTACAACTGGTTGGCAGCAGCGATAAGCTGGATGCGTTCCTGAATACGCTGGCTCAGGTCACCGATATCGTGGAAGTGGTGCGTAGCGGTGTTTGTGGCATCGCGCGCGGCGATCGTTCTCTGCATGCTTAA